A window of Salmo trutta chromosome 17, fSalTru1.1, whole genome shotgun sequence genomic DNA:
GTTCCAGCTCCACTGTATTGTACCTGTGTATAGTTCCTGTCCCAGTGCCATGGGGATCCACCCCACCACCAACAATCTGACCATGGTGCACGCTGACCAACAGGTAAACACCATGCCATCTCTCATACTGCCACTGCATACTGTCACTGTCACAGGAGTGATCTTGATGAAACTTGTGATTTCTCCCATAGGTTTACGATTTAGTACTCTGACACGTGTAGATATGCTGACTGTTCTTTGGTCCATGTCTATAGATATTTGAGTACTCTATAGTGGAGAAGCAGTACACAGACTGGAGCCGAAAGCTTCAGAAGCAGGGGCTCCACAACTTGTGGTTGGACCGAGACACACCCGTCACCGACGTGACCTTCAACCCTAAAAATCCTGAGCAGATCCTCTTGCACGACATGCACATGTTCTGCATCATCGACCAAAGTCTGGTAAGAAACCTGCATCTCTCCTACAGGCATCTTTCTTTAAAGTGTTTATCCATCAATGTCCTTGTCATAATGGCCTTTAGCAGTCCTTCTCAGTTGAGCCTTTTCATCTATTAAAGGAACAGTGTTGGTTTAGTGGCCTATTATGGGTCATATTGACTATCATTAGAATACACCTGCTTTTACTGGCCTGTGAGGTTAACACTGTCACCCTCTACCCTTTCAGCCCCTCCCTGACCAGAAGACCCAGTTCTACAATCAGATGACCCTCAGAAGCCTATCAGAGCAGGAGAGGCCCAGTCACCTCCATGCTTTCAAAATATGTAAAACCTTCCAGGTGAGTGTCTGTTTGGCCAGGTAGAACCCAAAGTGGGACAATATCAGGATTCTGTTGGATATATCTTATATACAGTAGGATTGTAACAGTACACATATTCGTACCAAACTGTTTGATGGGGGACCTTGGTTCGGTCTCTGTGAACCCAAATGAATACATACAAATAGAAacactaggcctataggctacgcCTACGCTATGTTGTAGACACATGCCTCAAGTAAATCTGAGCTGAAAAATTGTTTCGGGCTATTCTGTTGAAACAACAAGAGCCTATGCCTAATCAAAATTCTTATCTTAATTGGCAtgttacattagcatgtgacgttcagaactagcaaacatacagaaaacttccggtgaatttactaaattactcacgataaacgttcacaagaaacataattattttaagaattatagatacagaactcctttattacattacatttaagtcatttaccagacgctcttatccagagcgacttacaaattttctgcaatcgcggtgtcagattttgcaatattctgagtagatagctcgccatcacgggctagctaatttgacaccgaCCAAGtctggcgttcactaaactcagaattactattaagaaaaattggattacctctgctgttcttcgtcaggacttctacttcaaccacaaatgttgttttggttcaaaataatccatagttatgttcaaatatcctctgttttgtccgtgcgttcaggtccctatccgaacggtgacgcgcggacgcatgtcgtgacaaaaaatgtcaaaatattccattaccgtacttcgaaacatgtcaaaccctgtttaaaataaattttatgcgatttttctcgtaaaatagcgataatattccgaccgggagacattgttttcgttcaaagactgaaagaagaaaatggtgtcttcacatgcacgcgcgcacccgtgtcattgttctcagatcgaccactatccaaaacccctactgtttttcagccagggactgcagagttatcactccccgttctggcgccttctgagagcctatgggagccttagaaaatgtcacgttacagcagagatcctctgttttcgataaagaggctatagaaggccaagaaatggtcagagagggcacttctagtatagaatcttctcaggttttggcctgccatatgagttctgttatactcagacaccattcaaacagttttagaaactttatggtgttttctatccaaatcaaacaattatatgcatattctagtttctgggcaggagtaataaccagattaaatcgggtacgtttttttatccggacgtgaaaatactgccccctacccaagagaggttaagcacgacgcaacgctgtggtatattggccatatacctcaaacccccgaggtgccttattgctattataaactggttaccaatgtcattagagcagtaaaaagaatgttttgtcatactcgtGGTATATAGTCTGATataccaatcagcattcagggctcgaaccacccagtttataattatatatttttttacagtctttggtttATAGCCACATATGTGCCTATTCTCTTTGGTTAAGAATAGGGGTTTCAGCACCTTGTAACAGTGCTGAAGCCACTTTACGAGCTTCCCACTTGCACCAAATTCAGCAAACTAAAGCCGAAGTTTTCAAGGAATTGGCCAATGCTGTGTTGTGCTTAACATTGACCGCCCATCACATTACTCTGTGGAGTGGGAGATGTACCGTGCTACAGACACACCTCCTTTTATGAGAGTCACAAAAGCACATCTGGCACTGAGAAGAGGCTGTGTCATGGTGCGTTTGTAACcaagtgggaatttaccacatacgactgggGAAAAATCCACTCGAACGGCTCTCCAACTGGTAATTATTAGTAGGGAAACTCGTTTATCATGCTGAGCACCCACTTCTCCCACACGGTGACCTCTGACGTCACCTACTAAGAAAATTGCCTCGTAACAGCATTTTcagcagttaaatgcaacaacaaaacactatTTATAAAAGGCAATCTAATGTTTTTTAAACTCtttaatttgtttacaagcatgaggctgtacttttagtttatggttgatgCAGCTggttggccattagccaatcagTGTTTCTCAATGAGTTGAAATCACATGAAcgcatccaactggtatttacgacttcacaactagtaaattcccacctcccacCTGGTTacaaattagaggtcgaccgatttatgatttttcaacgccgatactgattattggaggaccaaaatatgccaataccgattaatcagacgatttatatatatttgtaataatgacaattacaacaatactgaatgaacaatgaacacttttattttaacttaatataatacatcaataaaatcaatttcgtctcaaataaataatgaaacatgttcaatttggtttaaataatgcaaaaacaaagtgttggagaagaaagtaaaagtgcaatatgtaccatgtaaaaaagctaacgtttaagttccttgctcagaacatgagaacatatgaaagctggtggttccttttaacatgagtctttagtattcccaggtaagaagttttaggttgtatttattatgggactatttctctctataccatttgtatttcatatacctttgactattggttgttgtaataggtactttagtattgccagcctaatctcgggagttgataggcttgaagtcataaacagcgctgctggcaaacacagtaaagtgctgtttgaatgaaagcttacgagcctgctgctgcctaccaccgctcagtcagactgctctatcaaatcatagacttaattataatataattacacacagaaatacgagccttaggtcattaatatgggcaaatccggaaactatcatttcgaaaacaaaacgtttattctttcagtgaaatatggaaccgttccgtattttatctaatgggtggcatcaattgcacaaccttcaatgttatgtcataattacatacaatcctggcaaattagttcgcaacgagccaggcggcccaaactgttgcatataccctgactctgcgttcaatgaacgcaagagaagtgacacaatttccctagtttaatattgcctgctaacatgaatttcttaactaaatatgcaggtttaaaaaaatatacttctgtttattgattttaagaaaggcatttatgtttatggttaggtacattcgtgcaacgattgtgctttattcgaaaatgcgcttttgttaaatcatcccccgtttggcgaagttggctgtctttgttaggaagaaatggtcttcacacagttcgcaacgagccaggcggcccaaactgctgcatataccctgactctgttgcacagaacgcaagagaagtgacacaatttcgtgttagcaggcaatattaactaaatatgcaggtttaaaaatatatacttgtgtattgattttaagaaggcgttgatgtttatggttgggtacacattggtgcaacgacagtgcttttttcgcgaatgcgcttgttaaatcacccgtatggcgaagtaggctgtgatttcaATGATAAATTAAAAGGCACCGCGTctattatatgcaacgcaggacaagctagataaactagtaatatcatcaaccatgtgtagttaactagtgattatgttaagattgatagttttttataagataagtttaatgctagctagcaccttaccttggctccttgctgcactcgcataacaggtagtcagcctgccatgcagtctcctcgtggagtgcaatgtaatcgaccatgatcggtgtccaaaaatgctgattaccgattggtTATGAAAACTTGagatcggccctaattaatcggccgttccgattaatcggtcgacctctattacaAATGCAGCTTCAGAGTGGAAACTTGAGGCCCAACATACCAATCCTGTCATAACAGACAATGccaggaacattgtgaatgctGAACAATGTGAATGGCATTTCATTTTCCTGCTGTACCGAAACCGAACCGTGACACCAAAACTGCAATACGTACCGAACCGTGGGTTTGGTTAGACCCCTAATATACAATAATGAGATGTTTAGATTCTATAAATGTGATAATGGGTCAAATCAGTTTCTCTATCCTCTGATGTGTTTCCTGTATAGGACTTGCTGTCTGTGAGTCTGCTGGGTGACCAGTCTCTGGTGATGGTGGAGCGCCCCCTCCTGGCCATCGCATCCCAGCTACCTGCTCCCGTCAGACAGAAAAAGTTTGCCACATAAACAATAGGGAGAGGTGTgatttttttttgattttttttgtctgtgGCTGTCCTTCGATTCTCTATCCTTCTCCCCGAAGTGGGCACACATTCATTGCATTTTAAAAGATTGCGACTGCTGTGACCAGTTGCACATTTCAGGAGCAGGGAAGGGAATCGGAGCACAGCCTGTCTCTACACCCCTGACCCATGCTTTGTAAAGACTGTTTGATACagtaataaataaaatatttactgTAATGTACAGACTGTTTTGTCAGTTTTTGCAAGGTAATGACCTAAAATTGGCAAGGACAGGCAATCCTGAATTGGTTAGGTTTCGGTGTAAAGTTTGTCTCATGGTTAAGTCTACAATAATGTAAATAGCAGACCGTTCCTCAAACATACAGTTTATTTGTAATACACAAAGCAACATTACAGCACCAGTTTGACTTTTGGATATTACTGTCTCCCTCATAGAAAATGGTTACATGTTGTTCATACCTCTAGCTTATTAGTTGTGGAATTTAGTCATGTAGACCAGCTTATTGTTCTGTTAGAAGAGACTGAGCACCATTTGATGTACTAAAATCCAGACATGGATATTCCTAACGACTCACACCTGTCTTTCTGTCATACTAATGTTCATTTTTGGACTGACTGAGTGAATATACTGAATGGAATATGTTCAATTTCATGTACAGTCGATACAAACACTGAACAGCTACTGTGTGTGGATGATGGGGTCATACTGGTATAAGGCCCCGCTTGCTCTCCCACCATGATTGACATGCTTTGACATGTAAGCAGAGTGGAAGGCAGCTGTGAAGTTATTTCATTAATCATGTATGGAGTGTGCTGGTGGTTCTGGGTCTGTTCCTGGTCTGTGTGTTTATGGGATCTTCATCCTGCTGGCCTGAAGGGTGAGGGCCAACAGCAGCACATAGTCCTTATTCTATTCTATGAGATAAGTGTATGTGTCTGGTTGTGGGGGTTTTCAGTGCATCTACTTTGATATTGTGTATAGATAAAAGGCTTTATTTTTTTTGCGGTTTGAGACTGATCAATAAAGGGGCTTTGTGTCTTGTTCATTTCTCCTTTTCAAACATAACACCATTACGTCTTACCCATGACTAAACCAAagcatgtttctgtgtgtgtgtaaatctgtTAAAGTATTGTTTAAAACCCTGCCTGCACCATTATTACAGCCAGTTTGCGAAGAAGAAGGAACTGAAGGCTTGGTTTCTTCCTTTCCCCAGGCCAGACATGGGAAGTGTAAAGCACCGTGAGGTTGTCTGGTTGTTCTGTGTTCTGTTGTCAAGAGAGGTATGGTATGTGGGCTCTGATAGCTGAGGTTCTGTGTTGAGGTATCTGAAGACAGTGAAAATCTGGTAGTCTCTTCAAAACTATCTGTCAGATAGAAATGGTTATTATAGATTGTTATATTGACCTTTGATAGCTCAGTCATAGCAAACAATATAGGCTATATTCTGTCCTCTTGCTTATTTTCGTAAATGGCATCCCAATAACACCTACCTCATCCCATGTGTTTGTGGTGGTGTTTCTCATAGGCCACTGCATTATTAGAGCTGCTTCCAATTCCTATTGTGGAGAAATGACAGGCATGTTCATGTAAAAGAGACCCTTGCAGTATAATTATGGAGTATAGTGGACAGTTGATCACCACACTTACCCAAGTAATCCTTATAGTCCTTGTAGGACTTTTGCCTCATGGGACGTCCATCTAGATGAGAAATGGCACCTCTAGTTCGTGATTATGCCAGTTTTTAGAACTACATTAAATGTCTGACTGAATAGGACCTTACCAGAGTTGCCACGAGACTTGATGCACTGTCCCCGATTGGGGATGCCAGCGGCGGGGTTTCCTTGGTTGATGATGTGGCACTCATAGCCTGTTGGACAGTGCAGGGGCTCGTCACCATCCTCTGTGGTGCTGCAGGCCTCCGCTGGAGAGCAGGGGacacacaggtcagaggtcaactAAACACACACTGATGGTGTAGCGTTCAGGTCCGTTTTAATGGTGATGTTCCAGGCTACTCACCCTGCAGTACCTCATCTGGACCGTCTAGAAGCCAGCCATTCCCTCCCAGCCATCGAGGCTTGGGTTGAACCAGCCAGTCCAGCACTggtcaacacaaacacacattggtAAGTTTGATCCTAATGATTTCATCAGAATTTTACTGCATATCCTAGTACCGATGGTTAGAACCATGCCCACGCTATGTATGACCATGCGTGCCGTCATATGGGTCGATAAGTGTGGTTTTGTGTACTGTCATCTAGATCAGTGGCGCTTACCTGGTGGGGGCTGCACTGACTCCAGACAGGCGTAGATGCAGCCGTTATAGCAGCAGCGCTTGTGGCGCTCACACTCTGAGTCAGAGCGGCAGCCGGGTACCTCGCAGGCCCTCTCCGGCAGCATCTGAGGTGGGGGTGGGCAGCGGTCATTCTTCTGGTGCTGCGTGGATTGGGACTGCTGGTTTGGGTACTCATAGTCCTTAGAGAGGAGATAACAGAATGACTTTGTTTGAACAGAAATGTGCAGTCTACTATCCTGAGGCTGAAACATAGAGAGACCTGGGTAATTTTCAACATAGTAGGTGATTGCTGGAGTCTTTTtgtacatacagtaggcctacaaagATGAATTGTGACGTGTGCTTGTCT
This region includes:
- the LOC115151913 gene encoding WAP four-disulfide core domain protein 1 gives rise to the protein MPGCHIRTPLMLVLCMLVLSCGSGGARRIRKRGLNQKDYEYPNQQSQSTQHQKNDRCPPPPQMLPERACEVPGCRSDSECERHKRCCYNGCIYACLESVQPPPVLDWLVQPKPRWLGGNGWLLDGPDEVLQAEACSTTEDGDEPLHCPTGYECHIINQGNPAAGIPNRGQCIKSRGNSDGRPMRQKSYKDYKDYLGIGSSSNNAVAYEKHHHKHMG